In bacterium (Candidatus Blackallbacteria) CG13_big_fil_rev_8_21_14_2_50_49_14, a genomic segment contains:
- the rseP gene encoding RIP metalloprotease RseP: MRLNLPHIILVIFVLALLIAFHEFGHFICAKSLGVPVKIFSIGFPLGSRPLLHFRWGETDVQLNPLPLGGFCAFMDDENHEKDENSEEQDSFAPGDKRFLKNRAIWERAIIISGGVVANMIVAYAILLGLVVGTGVPDFSASGGVFVGNVRADAPAFKAGIKSGDQIKAIDGKAILSVAAMQAAVKAGKEKPLKITVQRVNETLELTATPASNGTIGVEIQDVAKKRPVSGVGEALGQSWKDLLSMSAMLLAALWKLISGALPLNQVGGLVEVVHMGSKVSQTGFTQLMYFAALISIELAILNILPVPALDGGHLFLLSIEAIRGKPLTRAFEEKLHYAGFFVLMALGVLLIFKDVWGLTLGKG, translated from the coding sequence ATCCGCTTGAACCTCCCGCATATTATATTGGTAATTTTCGTTTTGGCCTTATTGATTGCTTTTCATGAATTTGGTCATTTTATTTGCGCTAAATCTCTGGGGGTTCCGGTCAAAATCTTTTCCATCGGCTTCCCACTGGGTTCTCGGCCCTTGCTTCATTTTCGCTGGGGAGAAACCGATGTTCAGCTCAACCCCCTTCCACTGGGCGGATTTTGCGCCTTCATGGATGATGAAAACCATGAAAAAGACGAAAATAGCGAAGAACAGGATTCTTTTGCACCGGGTGATAAGCGTTTTCTGAAAAACAGAGCGATTTGGGAACGTGCAATTATCATTTCAGGGGGCGTAGTTGCCAATATGATCGTTGCCTATGCGATTTTATTGGGACTGGTCGTTGGCACCGGAGTTCCCGATTTCAGCGCTTCAGGAGGAGTTTTTGTTGGCAATGTAAGAGCCGACGCTCCGGCTTTTAAAGCAGGGATCAAATCGGGTGATCAGATCAAAGCCATTGACGGCAAAGCGATCTTAAGCGTCGCAGCCATGCAAGCAGCTGTCAAAGCAGGCAAAGAAAAGCCGCTTAAAATTACCGTACAACGTGTCAATGAAACCCTGGAACTGACAGCCACACCCGCCAGCAATGGAACCATTGGGGTTGAAATTCAGGATGTCGCCAAGAAACGGCCCGTATCTGGCGTGGGTGAAGCTCTCGGACAATCCTGGAAAGACCTGCTGAGCATGTCAGCCATGCTGCTGGCCGCACTTTGGAAACTGATCTCGGGCGCTTTGCCTCTGAATCAGGTGGGAGGACTGGTTGAAGTCGTGCATATGGGCTCAAAGGTCTCCCAAACTGGATTTACACAGCTGATGTATTTTGCTGCGCTGATCAGCATTGAACTGGCCATTCTCAATATTTTGCCCGTTCCGGCCCTGGATGGCGGCCATCTTTTTTTATTGAGCATTGAAGCGATTCGCGGCAAGCCATTGACCCGCGCCTTTGAGGAAAAGCTGCATTACGCAGGCTTCTTTGTGCTGATGGCACTTGGTGTTTTACTCATTTTTAAGGATGTCTGGGGCTTAACCCTGGGGAAAGGATAA
- a CDS encoding DNA internalization-related competence protein ComEC/Rec2 has product MNPSVIFPLLAFALGIGISAWPMQAQVGSLMILGLLLALWGKYQRFWLKLSLLCLFCSLLGFSWAVFRTPHPSAQDPVLYAPAKQISLSGRVLSARSSEGKLSLRLKAHQLKLKGQTLKVSGQVQVQQALQAHGAQAPEPPAPGSEIQVTGSLDRPLPALNFGDFSYRDYLARQGVFSLFRARELKILKQPSPVSPPFLLHRLRQKLYTGFARSLPSEHAALLGSLILGEEAASVPEALKERFRKAGLQHVLAVSGFQVQLLLLAWLGISRLLRLSRRMSAPLGAVWIFLYMALTGFTPSVLRAGLVGCLGLIAWSCFRRIHALQALILGAGLLLVWRPQMLFEVGFQFSVLATLGLIWGAQWAEAKLDFLPLPLAQTLGALLTAQAWVLPVQLYHFGEVSPLIIPANLWASLFVSLLTWMSLAGMGLGLCLPTLWSWLAPLISFSTGLFLNGVVFLAALPLPSLSGLYPSGFQVLLCLSCLLILPWLHKKQCPPILLVSLLLLPLLSGANLLKEQQGCPLRVTYLYVGQGDGILIEYKGQTVLIDAGPRQEKEGKVWDAGLRHILPYLKRRGIARINHALISHAHQDHAGGFSGLLDSLPIEQFWAPAESPASDSYLALLRKIQSHHLPLHFPKQGEKLVLAPDLELIFWQGQTEAGEDHSHGPNNQSLVVQMRHQNLRFLFAGDIEKEAENALLASGLNLKSDIYKIPHHGSDTSSQSKFIAAVAPREGIVSVGVGNQFGHPVKAILERYAQQGSRVWRTDQQGAVCVCSQGKSYQIGSVQK; this is encoded by the coding sequence ATGAATCCCAGCGTGATTTTCCCCCTTTTGGCCTTTGCCCTGGGCATTGGAATTTCGGCCTGGCCGATGCAGGCCCAAGTCGGCAGTTTGATGATACTTGGCCTTTTGCTGGCCCTGTGGGGAAAGTATCAGCGCTTCTGGCTCAAACTCAGTTTGCTCTGCCTGTTCTGCAGCCTGCTGGGGTTTTCATGGGCTGTGTTTCGCACCCCCCACCCCAGCGCCCAAGACCCTGTGCTTTATGCCCCCGCAAAACAGATCTCCCTTTCAGGCCGGGTGCTCAGTGCCCGCAGCAGCGAGGGCAAACTTTCACTGCGCCTGAAAGCCCATCAATTGAAGCTGAAAGGTCAGACTCTCAAGGTTTCGGGTCAGGTGCAGGTTCAACAAGCGCTTCAGGCACACGGTGCACAGGCCCCAGAGCCACCTGCCCCCGGCAGCGAAATTCAAGTCACGGGCTCACTCGACCGTCCTTTACCGGCCTTAAATTTTGGCGATTTTTCTTACCGCGATTATCTGGCCCGACAAGGGGTCTTCAGCCTGTTTCGAGCGCGGGAACTAAAAATTTTGAAACAACCGTCGCCTGTTTCCCCTCCCTTTTTGCTGCACCGCTTGCGCCAAAAGCTGTATACCGGTTTTGCCCGTTCTTTGCCCTCTGAGCACGCCGCTCTCTTGGGCAGCCTGATCTTAGGAGAAGAGGCTGCTTCGGTTCCAGAAGCTCTGAAAGAACGCTTTCGCAAGGCTGGTTTGCAGCATGTCCTTGCAGTTTCAGGTTTTCAGGTGCAACTGCTGCTTTTGGCCTGGCTGGGAATCTCACGCCTGCTGCGCCTTTCCCGGCGCATGAGTGCTCCACTGGGGGCCGTTTGGATTTTTCTGTATATGGCCCTTACCGGTTTTACCCCCTCGGTTTTGAGAGCCGGCCTGGTGGGCTGCCTGGGGCTGATCGCCTGGAGCTGTTTCCGTCGGATACACGCGCTGCAGGCCTTGATTCTGGGTGCGGGACTTTTGCTGGTCTGGCGCCCCCAAATGCTGTTTGAAGTGGGTTTTCAATTTTCGGTGCTGGCCACGCTGGGCCTGATCTGGGGAGCCCAGTGGGCCGAGGCCAAGCTCGACTTTTTACCCCTGCCCCTGGCCCAAACCCTGGGGGCGCTGCTCACCGCCCAAGCCTGGGTTTTGCCCGTACAGCTCTATCACTTTGGCGAGGTTTCGCCGCTGATTATTCCCGCCAATCTTTGGGCCAGTCTTTTTGTCAGTCTGCTGACCTGGATGAGTCTGGCAGGCATGGGGCTGGGGCTCTGTCTGCCCACCCTTTGGAGCTGGCTGGCACCGCTGATCAGCTTCAGCACAGGCCTGTTTCTGAATGGGGTGGTCTTTTTAGCAGCCTTGCCCCTGCCCAGTTTGAGTGGCCTGTATCCCAGCGGATTTCAGGTTCTGCTCTGTTTAAGCTGCCTGCTGATTCTACCCTGGCTGCATAAAAAACAATGCCCGCCAATTTTACTGGTTTCGCTTCTGCTGCTGCCGCTCTTGAGCGGTGCGAACCTGCTCAAAGAACAACAGGGTTGCCCCCTGCGTGTCACCTATCTCTATGTGGGCCAGGGCGATGGCATTTTAATTGAATACAAAGGCCAAACTGTTTTAATCGATGCCGGCCCCCGCCAGGAAAAAGAGGGAAAGGTTTGGGATGCCGGTCTGCGTCATATTTTGCCCTATCTCAAACGCCGGGGCATTGCCCGTATCAACCACGCCCTGATCAGCCATGCTCACCAGGATCATGCCGGAGGCTTTTCAGGCCTGCTGGACAGTCTGCCCATCGAGCAGTTCTGGGCTCCGGCAGAAAGCCCCGCTTCAGATAGCTATCTGGCTCTGCTGCGTAAAATTCAAAGCCACCATCTTCCCCTGCACTTTCCCAAGCAGGGCGAAAAACTTGTGCTGGCCCCTGATTTGGAGCTGATCTTCTGGCAGGGCCAGACAGAAGCGGGCGAAGACCACTCACATGGCCCCAATAACCAGTCGCTGGTGGTGCAGATGCGTCACCAAAACCTGCGCTTTTTATTTGCCGGGGATATTGAAAAAGAAGCAGAAAACGCTCTGCTGGCCTCGGGTTTAAACCTCAAAAGTGATATCTACAAAATTCCCCACCACGGCAGCGATACTTCTTCGCAATCCAAGTTTATTGCCGCTGTCGCCCCACGGGAGGGCATTGTTTCTGTGGGGGTGGGCAATCAATTTGGGCACCCGGTCAAAGCGATTCTTGAGCGTTATGCACAGCAGGGAAGCAGGGTCTGGCGCACCGATCAGCAGGGCGCGGTCTGTGTTTGCAGCCAGGGAAAAAGTTATCAGATAGGCTCGGTTCAGAAATGA
- a CDS encoding glycoside hydrolase translates to MQPLYIAFIWHMHQPLYRDPESQYYMMPWVRLHGVKDYLDMATILENYPRIRQTFNLVPSLLEQLQDYADGNAEDRYLNLSRIPVAELSNDEKEEILHNFFDLNWDQMVRPYPRYLELAEKRTTLFHHYQNYYQVAEHFSDQEFMDLTVWFNLAWIDPVVRRQRPELRALEEKGQGFSSEERKTLLAAHQSLIQEIFPTYKRLQASGQIELTTSPYYHPILPLLTDSTSALEARPHLRLPEQHYLHPEDAIAQLHKGRDFFTHCFGQTPRGVWPSEQSLSPEIVARIAEEGFSWAASSEGILWHTLGVQPHRNSQHILNLSEYLYRPYQVQVEGQALNLVFRDIFISDQIGFNCWKGDNERNAHHLYQHIKGIQTNLSQKEPYPYLLTIALDGENCWEYYHEDGHHFLNTLYSLLEKDQSLECVTVSDYLDRFPPQQALDTLHSGSWIGSDFRTWIGDPTKNLAWDFLKTTRDFLVQNQDSIDPETRAKAWECIYIAEGSDWFWWFGEGHNSAHDHLFDAAFRRYLEEVYLLLEQEVPEWLQIPVENQIDNPAPQLRHLSTPISTMQPANEYYHS, encoded by the coding sequence ATGCAACCGCTTTATATCGCCTTTATCTGGCATATGCACCAACCCCTCTACCGAGACCCTGAAAGCCAGTATTATATGATGCCCTGGGTACGCCTGCATGGGGTCAAAGACTATCTCGACATGGCCACCATTCTGGAGAATTACCCTCGGATCCGTCAGACCTTTAACCTGGTGCCCTCGCTTTTGGAGCAACTTCAAGATTACGCCGACGGGAACGCCGAAGACCGCTATCTCAACCTGAGCCGGATTCCTGTTGCCGAACTCAGCAACGATGAAAAAGAAGAAATTCTGCATAATTTCTTTGACCTGAACTGGGATCAGATGGTTCGCCCCTATCCCCGTTATCTGGAACTGGCCGAAAAACGCACAACCCTCTTTCACCACTACCAAAATTATTACCAGGTCGCAGAACATTTCAGCGATCAGGAGTTCATGGATCTGACCGTTTGGTTCAACCTGGCCTGGATTGACCCGGTTGTGCGCCGCCAAAGGCCCGAATTGCGTGCCCTTGAAGAAAAAGGCCAGGGCTTCAGTTCAGAAGAGCGCAAAACACTTTTGGCTGCCCACCAAAGCCTGATTCAGGAAATTTTCCCCACCTATAAACGCCTGCAGGCTTCCGGCCAGATTGAATTGACCACTTCGCCCTATTACCACCCCATTCTGCCCCTGCTGACCGACAGCACCTCAGCCCTGGAAGCCCGCCCCCATCTGCGCCTGCCCGAGCAGCACTACCTGCACCCAGAAGACGCCATCGCCCAACTGCACAAAGGCCGGGATTTCTTTACCCATTGTTTTGGCCAGACTCCCCGTGGGGTCTGGCCTTCGGAACAGAGCCTGAGCCCTGAAATTGTGGCCCGCATCGCCGAAGAGGGCTTTAGCTGGGCCGCCAGCAGCGAAGGCATTCTCTGGCATACCCTGGGCGTACAACCCCACCGCAACAGCCAGCATATTCTCAATTTAAGTGAATATCTCTACCGGCCCTATCAGGTGCAGGTCGAAGGACAAGCCCTGAATCTGGTCTTCAGGGATATTTTTATCTCAGATCAAATTGGCTTTAACTGCTGGAAAGGCGACAATGAGCGCAATGCCCACCATCTTTACCAGCATATCAAAGGGATTCAAACCAATCTGAGCCAGAAAGAGCCCTATCCCTATCTGCTCACCATTGCTCTGGATGGCGAAAATTGCTGGGAATACTACCACGAAGACGGCCACCATTTTCTCAATACCCTTTACAGCCTGCTGGAAAAAGATCAGAGCCTGGAATGCGTCACCGTTTCAGATTATCTGGACCGTTTCCCGCCCCAACAGGCCCTCGATACCCTGCACAGCGGTTCCTGGATCGGCTCAGATTTTCGCACCTGGATTGGCGATCCCACCAAAAATCTGGCTTGGGATTTTCTCAAAACCACCCGCGATTTTCTGGTTCAGAACCAAGACAGCATCGATCCAGAAACCCGCGCCAAAGCGTGGGAGTGCATCTATATCGCCGAAGGCAGTGATTGGTTCTGGTGGTTTGGAGAAGGCCATAACAGTGCCCATGACCACCTTTTTGATGCTGCCTTCCGGCGCTACCTTGAAGAGGTCTATCTGCTGCTCGAACAGGAAGTGCCTGAATGGCTGCAAATCCCCGTCGAGAACCAAATCGACAACCCCGCTCCCCAGCTCAGGCATTTGAGTACACCGATCAGTACCATGCAACCTGCCAATGAGTATTATCACAGCTAG